One Spinacia oleracea cultivar Varoflay chromosome 4, BTI_SOV_V1, whole genome shotgun sequence DNA segment encodes these proteins:
- the LOC110801776 gene encoding copper-transporting ATPase HMA4 isoform X2 yields MGKLLSNTCQRWLMCEPIGIRSWPSCLPSQSQKIVVADLFLCGSYLTKIKPKRIRETVENAGFQVEGYPEQEIEVCRLKIKGMACTSCSESVERALLVADGVKKAVVGLSLEEAKVHFDPNVTNPSKIIEAVEDSGFEADLINPGNDVNKVHLKLDGVHSLEDVSTIRIALELAVGVNHVDIDMEGKKTTVSYDPDVTGPRSLIKCIREASVGVTCYDASLYVPPRQRDLDHWNEIQMYRNQFLWSCLFSAPVFVFSMVLPMLPPYGDWLDYRIHNMLTIGMLLRCILCAPVQFVIGRRFYIGAYHALRRKSANMDVLVAVGTNAAYLYSLYILFKALTSNDFEGQDFFETSAMLISFILLGKYLEIVAKGKTSDALAKLSELAPDTACLVTIDGNGNVTSETEISTQLIQRNDLFKIVPGEKVPVDGIVIDGQSYVNESMITGEAVPVAKRPSDKVIGGTVNENGCIIVKATHVGSETALSQIVQLVEAAQLARAPVQKLADQISRFFVPTVVAAAFITWLAWFVTGVAGVYPKHWIPKAMDKFELALQFGISVVVVACPCALGLATPTAVMVATGKGASLGVLIKGGSALQKAHKVKAVVFDKTGTLTVGKPVVVNAVLFSGVTLEELCNMTIAIEANSEHPLAKAVGAHAKTLRKKHQSLADHVEDAKDFEVHPGAGVGGKVGDKIVLVGNKRLLQVYNVPINDEIKEYISKTENLARTCVLVAIDGKVGGAFSVTDPVKPEAARVVRFLQSMGISSIMVTGDNWGTATAIAREVGINQVFAETDPIGKAEKIKEIQMKGVTVAMVGDGINDSPALVAADVGMAIGAGTNVAIEAADIVLIKSNLEDVVTAIDLSRKTMSKIRLNYVWALGYNVLAMPIAAGILFPFTGIRLPPWVAGACMAASSVSVVCSSLLLQSYKKPLNVERI; encoded by the exons ATGGGCAAACTGTTGTCAAATACATGCCAGAGATGGTTGAT GTGTGAACCAATAGGGATCAGATCTTGGCCATCCTGCCTCCCTTCTCAATCTCAGAAGATAGTTGTTGCTGATCTTTTCTTATGTGGCTCTTATCTAACAAAAATTAAG CCAAAAAGAATAAGAGAAACCGTAGAAAATGCAGGATTTCAAGTTGAAGGTTATCCGGAGCAAGAAATAGAAGTATGTCGACTGAAAATAAAAGGAATGGCATGCACCAGCTGCTCGGAGTCtgttgaaagagcccttttggTAGCTGATGGAGTGAAAAAGGCTGTGGTTGGTCTTTCTCTCGAGGAAGCCAAGGTTCATTTTGACCCAAATGTCACAAACCCCAGCAAAATCATAGAAGCAGTAGAAGATTCTGGTTTTGAAGCTGATCTTATTAACCCAGGTAATGATGTGAACAAAGTGCACCTAAAGCTTGACGGAGTTCATTCCCTTGAAGATGTTTCGACTATCAGAATTGCTCTTGAGTTAGCAGTTGGTGTTAATCATGTTGACATTGATATGGAAGGGAAAAAAACCACTGTAAGCTATGATCCTGATGTTACTGGTCCTAGGTCTCTGATAAAATGCATCAGAGAGGCTTCTGTCGGTGTAACTTGTTATGATGCGAGCTTGTATGTCCCTCCAAGACAGAGAGATCTGGATCATTGGAATGAGATCCAAATGTACAGGAATCAGTTCTTATGGAGTTGCCTTTTTTCTGCCCCAGTATTTGTTTTTTCAATGGTACTCCCAATGCTTCCACCTTATGGGGATTGGTTAGACTACAGGATACACAATATGCTTACTATTGGAATGCTGCTAAGATGTATCCTTTGCGCACCAGTGCAGTTTGTCATCGGACGGAG GTTTTACATTGGGGCATATCATGCGTTGAGGAGAAAATCTGCTAATATGGATGTTCTGGTGGCTGTGGGAACAAATGCTGCTTACCTCTACTCTCTCTACATATTATTTAAAGCTTTGACTTCCAATGACTTTGAAGGGCAAGATTTTTTTGAGACTAGTGCTATGTTAATATCTTTTATACTTTTGGGCAAGTATTTGGAGATTGTGGCAAAAGGGAAGACGTCAGATGCTTTAGCAAAGTTATCCGAGCTTGCTCCAGATACGGCGTGCTTGGTAACCATAGACGGTAATGGAAATGTCACCTCAGAAACAGAAATAAGCACTCAACTCATACAGCGGAATGACTTGTTTAAGATTGTTCCTGGGGAAAAGGTCCCTGTTGATGGGATTGTTATTGATGGTCAAAGCTATGTAAATGAGAGTATGATCACAGGAGAAGCAGTGCCAGTTGCCAAAAGACCTAGTGATAAG GTCATTGGTGGGACTGTAAATGAGAATGGCTGCATCATAGTAAAGGCCACACATGTCGGGTCAGAGACTGCCCTTTCTCAGATTGTTCAGCTTGTGGAGGCTGCACAGTTGGCCAGAGCCCCTGTTCAGAAATTGGCTGACCAAATCTCAAGGTTTTTTGTTCCAACT GTTGTTGCTGCAGCATTTATTACATGGTTAGCATGGTTTGTTACCGGAGTAGCTGGTGTTTATCCAAAACATTGGATCCCAAAAGCCATGGACAAATTTGAACTGGCTCTGCAGTTTGGAATATCTGTTGTTGTGGTTGCTTGTCCATGTGCTCTGGGACTGGCGACTCCTACTGCTGTCATGGTCGCCACTGGCAAGGGTGCTTCACTAGGTGTGCTCATCAAGGGGGGATCTGCACTTCAAAAGGCGCACAAG GTTAAAGCTGTGGTCTTTGACAAGACAGGAACGTTGACGGTAGGAAAGCCAGTTGTTGTCAATGCTGTTCTCTTTTCTGGGGTTACACTGGAGGAGTTATGCAACATGACAATTGCCATAGAG GCAAACAGTGAGCACCCCTTAGCAAAAGCTGTAGGTGCACACGCTAAGACCTTACGCAAGAAACATCAATCATTGGCTGACCATGTTGAAGATGCAAAGGATTTTGAGGTGCACCCCGGAGCCGGAGTTGGTGGAAAGGTCGGTGACAAGATAGTTTTGGTGGGAAACAAGAGACTCCTACAAGTTTATAATGTGCCAATCAACGATGAGATTAAGGAGTATATCTCAAAAACAGAGAATTTGGCCCGAACTTGCGTGTTAGTTGCCATTGATGGCAAAGTTGGTGGGGCCTTTTCTGTGACTGATCCAGTGAAGCCAGAGGCAGCTCGTGTCGTTAGATTTCTCCAGTCTATGGGCATCTCAAGCATCATGGTAACTGGTGATAACTGGGGTACTGCAACAGCAATAGCAAGAGAAGTTGGGATTAATCAAGTTTTTGCCGAAACTGACCCAATTGGAAAAGCTGAGAAGATCAAAGAAATTCAG ATGAAAGGCGTAACAGTGGCAATGGTGGGAGACGGGATTAACGATTCCCCCGCCTTAGTTGCAGCTGATGTCGGAATGGCAATAGGCGCTGGCACTAACGTTGCTATTGAGGCAGCTGATATAGTTCTCATCAAGAGCAACCTAGAAGACGTGGTGACAGCCATCGATCTATCTCGAAAGACAATGTCCAAGATCCGGCTAAATTACGTGTGGGCCCTCGGCTATAATGTCTTAGCCATGCCAATTGCTGCTGGAATTTTATTCCCCTTCACCGGGATTCGGCTTCCGCCTTGGGTTGCTGGTGCTTGTATGGCTGCTTCATCTGTTAGTGTGGTCTGTTCTTCTCTTTTGTTGCAGTCATACAAGAAGCCTCTGAATGTTGAAAGAATTTGA
- the LOC110801776 gene encoding copper-transporting ATPase HMA4 isoform X1: MEVNGKSDLNVPLLEAQDSVTVNISPPTPYDDKKIKTAKFKIKGIECGSCTTSVESVVGKLNGVVTVVVSPMDGQTVVKYMPEMVDPKRIRETVENAGFQVEGYPEQEIEVCRLKIKGMACTSCSESVERALLVADGVKKAVVGLSLEEAKVHFDPNVTNPSKIIEAVEDSGFEADLINPGNDVNKVHLKLDGVHSLEDVSTIRIALELAVGVNHVDIDMEGKKTTVSYDPDVTGPRSLIKCIREASVGVTCYDASLYVPPRQRDLDHWNEIQMYRNQFLWSCLFSAPVFVFSMVLPMLPPYGDWLDYRIHNMLTIGMLLRCILCAPVQFVIGRRFYIGAYHALRRKSANMDVLVAVGTNAAYLYSLYILFKALTSNDFEGQDFFETSAMLISFILLGKYLEIVAKGKTSDALAKLSELAPDTACLVTIDGNGNVTSETEISTQLIQRNDLFKIVPGEKVPVDGIVIDGQSYVNESMITGEAVPVAKRPSDKVIGGTVNENGCIIVKATHVGSETALSQIVQLVEAAQLARAPVQKLADQISRFFVPTVVAAAFITWLAWFVTGVAGVYPKHWIPKAMDKFELALQFGISVVVVACPCALGLATPTAVMVATGKGASLGVLIKGGSALQKAHKVKAVVFDKTGTLTVGKPVVVNAVLFSGVTLEELCNMTIAIEANSEHPLAKAVGAHAKTLRKKHQSLADHVEDAKDFEVHPGAGVGGKVGDKIVLVGNKRLLQVYNVPINDEIKEYISKTENLARTCVLVAIDGKVGGAFSVTDPVKPEAARVVRFLQSMGISSIMVTGDNWGTATAIAREVGINQVFAETDPIGKAEKIKEIQMKGVTVAMVGDGINDSPALVAADVGMAIGAGTNVAIEAADIVLIKSNLEDVVTAIDLSRKTMSKIRLNYVWALGYNVLAMPIAAGILFPFTGIRLPPWVAGACMAASSVSVVCSSLLLQSYKKPLNVERI; encoded by the exons ATGGAAGTCAATGGAAAGTCTGACTTAAATGTTCCGTTATTGGAAGCTCAGGATAGTGTGACGGTTAACATTTCTCCACCAACTCCATATGACGATAAGAAGATTAAAACGGCGAAATTCAAGATAAAGGGTATTGAGTGTGGATCTTGCACGACCTCAGTAGAATCTGTGGTAGGGAAGCTTAATGGAGTTGTGACTGTGGTTGTATCACCAATGGATGGGCAAACTGTTGTCAAATACATGCCAGAGATGGTTGAT CCAAAAAGAATAAGAGAAACCGTAGAAAATGCAGGATTTCAAGTTGAAGGTTATCCGGAGCAAGAAATAGAAGTATGTCGACTGAAAATAAAAGGAATGGCATGCACCAGCTGCTCGGAGTCtgttgaaagagcccttttggTAGCTGATGGAGTGAAAAAGGCTGTGGTTGGTCTTTCTCTCGAGGAAGCCAAGGTTCATTTTGACCCAAATGTCACAAACCCCAGCAAAATCATAGAAGCAGTAGAAGATTCTGGTTTTGAAGCTGATCTTATTAACCCAGGTAATGATGTGAACAAAGTGCACCTAAAGCTTGACGGAGTTCATTCCCTTGAAGATGTTTCGACTATCAGAATTGCTCTTGAGTTAGCAGTTGGTGTTAATCATGTTGACATTGATATGGAAGGGAAAAAAACCACTGTAAGCTATGATCCTGATGTTACTGGTCCTAGGTCTCTGATAAAATGCATCAGAGAGGCTTCTGTCGGTGTAACTTGTTATGATGCGAGCTTGTATGTCCCTCCAAGACAGAGAGATCTGGATCATTGGAATGAGATCCAAATGTACAGGAATCAGTTCTTATGGAGTTGCCTTTTTTCTGCCCCAGTATTTGTTTTTTCAATGGTACTCCCAATGCTTCCACCTTATGGGGATTGGTTAGACTACAGGATACACAATATGCTTACTATTGGAATGCTGCTAAGATGTATCCTTTGCGCACCAGTGCAGTTTGTCATCGGACGGAG GTTTTACATTGGGGCATATCATGCGTTGAGGAGAAAATCTGCTAATATGGATGTTCTGGTGGCTGTGGGAACAAATGCTGCTTACCTCTACTCTCTCTACATATTATTTAAAGCTTTGACTTCCAATGACTTTGAAGGGCAAGATTTTTTTGAGACTAGTGCTATGTTAATATCTTTTATACTTTTGGGCAAGTATTTGGAGATTGTGGCAAAAGGGAAGACGTCAGATGCTTTAGCAAAGTTATCCGAGCTTGCTCCAGATACGGCGTGCTTGGTAACCATAGACGGTAATGGAAATGTCACCTCAGAAACAGAAATAAGCACTCAACTCATACAGCGGAATGACTTGTTTAAGATTGTTCCTGGGGAAAAGGTCCCTGTTGATGGGATTGTTATTGATGGTCAAAGCTATGTAAATGAGAGTATGATCACAGGAGAAGCAGTGCCAGTTGCCAAAAGACCTAGTGATAAG GTCATTGGTGGGACTGTAAATGAGAATGGCTGCATCATAGTAAAGGCCACACATGTCGGGTCAGAGACTGCCCTTTCTCAGATTGTTCAGCTTGTGGAGGCTGCACAGTTGGCCAGAGCCCCTGTTCAGAAATTGGCTGACCAAATCTCAAGGTTTTTTGTTCCAACT GTTGTTGCTGCAGCATTTATTACATGGTTAGCATGGTTTGTTACCGGAGTAGCTGGTGTTTATCCAAAACATTGGATCCCAAAAGCCATGGACAAATTTGAACTGGCTCTGCAGTTTGGAATATCTGTTGTTGTGGTTGCTTGTCCATGTGCTCTGGGACTGGCGACTCCTACTGCTGTCATGGTCGCCACTGGCAAGGGTGCTTCACTAGGTGTGCTCATCAAGGGGGGATCTGCACTTCAAAAGGCGCACAAG GTTAAAGCTGTGGTCTTTGACAAGACAGGAACGTTGACGGTAGGAAAGCCAGTTGTTGTCAATGCTGTTCTCTTTTCTGGGGTTACACTGGAGGAGTTATGCAACATGACAATTGCCATAGAG GCAAACAGTGAGCACCCCTTAGCAAAAGCTGTAGGTGCACACGCTAAGACCTTACGCAAGAAACATCAATCATTGGCTGACCATGTTGAAGATGCAAAGGATTTTGAGGTGCACCCCGGAGCCGGAGTTGGTGGAAAGGTCGGTGACAAGATAGTTTTGGTGGGAAACAAGAGACTCCTACAAGTTTATAATGTGCCAATCAACGATGAGATTAAGGAGTATATCTCAAAAACAGAGAATTTGGCCCGAACTTGCGTGTTAGTTGCCATTGATGGCAAAGTTGGTGGGGCCTTTTCTGTGACTGATCCAGTGAAGCCAGAGGCAGCTCGTGTCGTTAGATTTCTCCAGTCTATGGGCATCTCAAGCATCATGGTAACTGGTGATAACTGGGGTACTGCAACAGCAATAGCAAGAGAAGTTGGGATTAATCAAGTTTTTGCCGAAACTGACCCAATTGGAAAAGCTGAGAAGATCAAAGAAATTCAG ATGAAAGGCGTAACAGTGGCAATGGTGGGAGACGGGATTAACGATTCCCCCGCCTTAGTTGCAGCTGATGTCGGAATGGCAATAGGCGCTGGCACTAACGTTGCTATTGAGGCAGCTGATATAGTTCTCATCAAGAGCAACCTAGAAGACGTGGTGACAGCCATCGATCTATCTCGAAAGACAATGTCCAAGATCCGGCTAAATTACGTGTGGGCCCTCGGCTATAATGTCTTAGCCATGCCAATTGCTGCTGGAATTTTATTCCCCTTCACCGGGATTCGGCTTCCGCCTTGGGTTGCTGGTGCTTGTATGGCTGCTTCATCTGTTAGTGTGGTCTGTTCTTCTCTTTTGTTGCAGTCATACAAGAAGCCTCTGAATGTTGAAAGAATTTGA
- the LOC110801768 gene encoding uncharacterized protein: MDRSGLGGGFLSGSNVRLLDMEMPVDKLQQTQMGHQLMTHQSLELHPLNMMSSIENEHPLGFIEAKGLSLKGMSMDFGKGKGISLNNNTSSEDDEPSYYTGDDVNGENCCLVKDTKESPWQRMKWTDNIIRLLIAVVASVGDEGMFEAKDGLKRKSGMLLQKKGKWKMVSNIMISKGCCVSPQQCEDKFNDLNKRYKKLNDILGRGTSCQVVEKPCLMDAMPHLTEKAKDEVKKILSSKHLFYREMCAFHNGQRIPGCHDIDLQAHLLPQPNENNNASEIHEADENYESESDDDSYEDDDEKNFDTKSVRIEGCFAKSSMNGGSNTNFPLMETMFQDVAKSPLEQRSLIQQQMWQLEVQKVKLQGEALELEKQRLKWLRFRSKKDREIERLRLENERGKLENDRMVLLLKQKEMMLGMPKSDTLLEPISLSIDRLQGRDGNHGIKADRHL; this comes from the coding sequence ATGGATAGGTCGGGTTTAGGAGGCGGGTTTTTATCCGGATCCAATGTTCGATTACTGGATATGGAAATGCCGGTGGATAAGCTCCAACAAACTCAGATGGGTCATCAATTAATGACCCATCAATCTCTTGAATTACATCCCTTAAACATGATGAGTAGTATTGAAAATGAGCACCCGTTAGGGTTTATAGAGGCGAAAGGGTTATCGTTGAAGGGTATGTCTATGGATTTCGGTAAAGGGAAGGGAATATCTCTTAATAATAATACTTCTAGTGAAGATGATGAACCAAGTTATTATACAGGGGATGATGTAAATGGTGAAAATTGTTGTTTGGTTAAAGATACAAAGGAATCACCGTGGCAAAGGATGAAGTGGACCGATAACATAATTAGGCTTCTAATAGCAGTTGTTGCTTCTGTTGGGGATGAGGGAATGTTTGAAGCTAAAGATGGTTTAAAGAGGAAATCTGGAATGTTGTTGCAGAAAAAGGGGAAATGGAAAATGGTCTCAAATATCATGATTAGTAAAGGTTGTTGTGTTTCTCCTCAACAATGTGAGGACAAGTTCAATGACTTGAATAAAAGATACAAGAAGTTGAATGACATTCTCGGTAGGGGAACTAGTTGCCAAGTGGTGGAAAAGCCGTGTTTGATGGATGCAATGCCGCATTTGACAGAAAAGGCGAAGGATGAGGTGAAGAAGATTTTGAGTTCGAAACATTTGTTTTATCGAGAAATGTGCGCGTTTCATAATGGTCAGAGAATACCGGGATGTCACGACATTGATTTACAGGCTCATTTATTGCCTCAGCCAAATGAGAACAACAATGCTTCTGAGATCCATGAAGCTGATGAAAATTATGAGTCAGAAAGTGATGATGACTcgtatgaagatgatgatgagaaGAATTTTGATACCAAATCTGTGAGAATTGAGGGATGTTTTGCAAAAAGCAGCATGAATGGAGGAAGCAACACTAACTTCCCTTTAATGGAGACAATGTTTCAGGATGTTGCAAAGTCACCGTTAGAACAAAGATCGTTGATTCAGCAGCAAATGTGGCAACTTGAGGTGCAGAAGGTTAAGTTGCAGGGTGAAGCACTTGAACTTGAGAAACAGCGGCTTAAATGGTTGAGATTTCGAAGCAAGAAAGATAGAGAGATTGAGAGATTGAGGTTGGAGAATGAAAGGGGGAAACTTGAGAATGATCGGATGGTTTTGTTGCTTAAACAGAAGGAAATGATGCTAGGTATGCCAAAGTCAGATACATTGTTGGAGCCCATTTCCCTTAGCATTGATAGACTCCAAGGTAGAGATGGAAATCATGGAATAAAAGCAGATAGGCATCTGTAA